In a genomic window of Dyadobacter fermentans DSM 18053:
- the gldD gene encoding gliding motility lipoprotein GldD, which produces MYKFVFTIFLPLSLLLISGCKKEAEQTYIPKPKGYNRIDLPAHSYRPLTEAHPYTFEYSKYAVVEPDTFKTAGKDWIFINYPQFKANIQITYKPLNNNPALLRAFIDDSYKLASKHQIRASSIQEQRVLGKTGRTALLFKIEGDVPSPYQFYTTDSTGHFLRGAIYFPTATKNDSLAPVIDYLQADMLQLLNTLEWR; this is translated from the coding sequence ATGTACAAATTCGTTTTTACCATTTTCCTGCCTCTTTCACTGCTTTTGATCTCAGGTTGCAAAAAAGAAGCGGAGCAAACCTACATTCCGAAACCCAAAGGCTACAACCGCATCGACCTCCCCGCGCACAGCTACCGGCCACTTACCGAGGCGCATCCCTACACATTTGAATATTCCAAATACGCCGTGGTGGAGCCGGATACATTCAAAACGGCCGGGAAAGACTGGATCTTTATCAATTATCCGCAATTCAAGGCCAATATCCAGATTACCTATAAGCCGCTGAACAACAATCCCGCATTACTGAGAGCATTTATCGACGACAGTTACAAGCTCGCCAGCAAGCACCAGATCCGCGCTTCGTCCATCCAGGAGCAGCGGGTTTTGGGCAAAACGGGACGAACGGCGCTGCTTTTTAAGATCGAAGGCGATGTGCCGAGCCCATACCAGTTTTATACCACCGATAGCACCGGGCATTTTCTAAGGGGCGCAATCTATTTCCCAACGGCCACTAAAAATGATTCATTGGCACCGGTGATCGACTATTTGCAGGCCGATATGCTGCAACTGCTCAACACGTTGGAGTGGCGATAA